The sequence GGCCGGCCGCAAGGGCGCCGTCACCGTCGCGACGAACATGGCCGGACGAGGCACCGACATCAAGCTCGGCGGCAATCCGGACGACCTCGCCGAGGCGGAGCTGCGCCAGCGCGGTCTCGACCCGGTGGAGAACGTCGAGGAGTGGGCGGCCGCGCTGCCCGCCGCGCTGGAGGCGGCCGAGCAGGCCGTGAAGGCGGAGTTCGAAGAGGTCAAGGAGCTCGGCGGGCTCTACGTCCTGGGCACCGAGCGCCACGAGTCGCGCCGCATCGACAACCAGCTGCGCGGTCGTTCCGGCCGTCAGGGCGACCCGGGCGAGTCCCGTTTCTACCTGTCGCTGGGCGATGACCTGATGCGCCTGTTCAAGGCCCAGATGGTCGAGCGCGTCATGTCGATGGCGAACGTCCCGGACGACGTCCCGATCGAGAACAAGATGGTCACCCGTGCCATCGCCTCCGCCCAGTCGCAGGTCGAGCAGCAGAACTTCGAGACGCGTAAGAACGTCCTGAAGTACGACGAGGTGCTCAACCGGCAGCGCGAGGTCATCTACGGGGAGCGCCGCCGCGTGCTGGAGGGCGAGGACCTCCAGGACCAGATCCGGCACTTCATGGACGACACGATCGACGACTACATCCGGCAGGAGACCGCCGAGGGCTTCGCCGAGGAGTGGGACCTGGACCGGCTGTGGGGCGCCTTCAAGCAGCTCTACCCGGTGAAGGTCACCGTCGAGGAGCTGGAGGAGGCGGCCGGGGACCTGGCGGGCGTCACCGCCGAGTTCATCGCCGAGTCGATCAAGAACGACATCCACGAGCAGTACGAGGAGCGCGAGAACACCCTCGGCTCCGACATCATGCGTGAGCTGGAGCGCCGCGTCGTCCTCTCGGTGCTCGACCGCAAGTGGCGCGAGCACCTCTACGAGATGGACTACCTCCAGGAGGGCATCGGCCTGCGGGCCATGGCGCAGAAGGACCCGCTGGTGGAGTACCAGCGCGAGGGCTTCGACATGTTCAACGCCATGATGGAGGGCATCAAGGAGGAGTCCGTCGGCTACCTGTTCAACCTGGAGGTCCAGGTCGAGCAGCAGGTCGAGGAGGTTCCGGTCCAGGAGGGCGCCGAGCGTCCCTCGCTGGAGAAGGAGGGCGCCGCTGCCGCCCCGCAGATCCGCGCCAAGGGTCTGGAGGCCCCGCAGCGGCCGAACCGGCTCCACTTCTCCGCTCCCACGGTGGACGGTGAGGGCGGTGTCGTCGAGGGCGACTTCGCCAACGGGGATGTCCCCGGCGCCACGCGGTCGGCCGACGGCATGACGCGTGCGGAGCGCCGCAAGGCCCAGAAGAGCGGTGGCGGCGGTCGCCGCCGCAAGAAGTAGCGGCAGGGGCAGCAGCCCGGCAGGGGCCGGACACCACGCGGTGTCCGGCCCCTGCCGTGTCTGCCGCCCCTGCGGGGTCACCGGGGGCCCGGGGCGCGGGCGGTGAGACGTTCGCCGCCCAGCTCCACGGCGGCGCAGCGCCAGCGCTGGTCGGCACCCTGTTCCAGCCGGAACGCCATCGCCCGCACCCGGTCGCCCGCCGCGATGCTGGCGAACGCCTCGACGACCCCGGTGACGGGCTGGGCCCCGCGGCAGTGGCGGAGGACCGGGCGGCTTCCGTGGGTGGCCCTCAGCGGGGTGCTGGGAGCCAGTTCGGCGAGCTGGTCGTAGGCTTCGCCGATGGTGTGGCCGAGCATCCAGTGCACCGGGCGCTGGCCGCTGAGGACCGCGAGCAGACGCTCGGCGAACCACTGGTGCGGTCGCTGCGGCCGGTGGGGCTGGAGCCTGCGGGACCGCTGCGGAGGCACCGACCGGGGGCCGCTCGGGGCCGGTCGGCGGCCGCCCGGTGCTGATCGGGGACCGTTCTGGTCGCGCCGTCCGGCGGGCCTCGTCCTGTCCGTGCTCATGATCCATCGCCCCCGATGACCGGGCCCGGCTTCTACCGGGCGGTAACTTTTGTTGGGGATCTTCTACGGGGGCGGTCGTCAGCGACGCAAGGGGCCTTCCGGCGCCGATCGGGCGCGAACGGTTTCACCTATCCGTGGTTCGGCCCTTGCGGGGCAAGGGCAACGGCGGGGGTGACGGGGCGCCGGCCGTGGACGGACGCCCCCGGTTGCCGAAACCCGAAAGGGGACGCTCCCACGTATCCTGAGAACGTTTCCCCCTACGAAAGCGGCCTGCCATGCGCGTGTACGTCCCCCTGACCCTCTCCGGTCTCGCAGCGGCGCACGGTGCGGGCGAGGTCGGCCCCGGGCCGCTGACCGCCTACGCGGTGACCCCCGGGCTGCGGGAGTGGTACGTCTCCGACGACATCGAGGAGCTGGAGTACGCGGCGCTCAGCCGGGCAGCCGCCGCCTCGCTCCGGATGATCGCCCAGAGCCCGGACGAGGTACGCCGCAGGGTGGTCGTCGCCGTCGACGTACCGGACGGGTCCGCTGTCGCCGACCCGGATCAGGGGCTGAGCGCGTCGTCGCTCGGTGAGGTGCGGATCGCCGCCGCGCTGCCGCTGGCCAAGGCCGCGGCGGTGCACGTGGACGCCGACGACGCGGAGAAGGACGTGGCCGCCGCGGCGGCTGCCCTGGGGGCGGCGGACCTCGGTGACGACGACGCGCAGTTCACCGTGGACGGGGCGGAGGACCACGAGTTGCTCTGGTTCGGGGTCCAGGAGATTCCGCAGCTCATCCGCTGAGTCCGCGCCGGGCCGGCGGCGTTGTCGGACCCGGCGGGTATTTTTCTCCGTATGGCTTCCGGAACGACACGCACTCATCTGGTCTGGGACTGGAACGGCACGCTGCTCGACGACACGCACGCCGTCATCCGGGCCACGAACGCCGCGTTCGCGCAGGTCGAGCTGGCGCCGATCACGCTGGAGCAGTACCGGGAGATGTACACCATCCCCATACCCCGGTTCTACGAGCGCTTTCTGGGCCGGCTGCCCACGGAGGCCGAGTGGGAGCGGATGGACGAGGTGTTCCACCGGTCCTACACGGAGCAGCGGGCGGCCTGCGGGCTCACCGCCGGGGCGGAGGAGCTGCTGCACCAGTGGCAGCGCGCCGGGCGCAGCCAGTCGCTGCTGAGCATGTACGGGCACGAGCAGCTGGTGCCGGTCGTGCGGGGGTACGGAATCGAGCCGCGGTTCGTCCGCGTCGAGGGGCGCACGGGCCCGTCCGGCGGGAGCAAGGCGCTGCACATGGAGCGGCATTTCGCGGCACTGGCCGGGGCGGGCGGCGTGGACGGGTTCTCGCCGCAGGACGTGGTGGTCATCGGGGACGCGCTGGACGACGCGGTGGCAGCCGCGCATGTGGGGGCGCGGGCAGTGCTGTACACCGGGGGGTCGCACAGCCGGAGCAGTCTGGAGGGGGCGGGGGTGCCGGTGGTGGACAGCCTGGGGGAGGCGGTGGCGTTGGCGGAGACGTTTTCCGCGTAGCGGGTGCGGTGCGGGGTGCCTTGGTGGGGGTTTCGGGGCGCTGCCCCGGGCCCCGGTCCTCAAGCGCCGGGCGGGCTTGGAGGGGCGTTCGGGCGGGGTGGGACTGTGGCCCCCCTGCGGGCCGGGCGTGGCTGAGCTGAAAGATGTCCTCAATCGTCGGACGGGCTTGAAGGGGTGCCCGACCGGCTTGAGCGGAGCACCCTCAGGAACTCCCTCATCCAGGACGCGTGGTCCGGCCAGGCCCTCGATGAGACCAGCGGGCCGTCCACCACGGCCTCCGTGTCCTGGAACGTCGCGCCCGCGCTCTGCATGTCCGGCTCCAGCGCCGGGTACGCCGTGACGGTGCGGCCGCTCAGGTTGCCGGTGGCCGCGGTGATCAGGGGGCCGTGGCAGATCTGGGCCACCGGGCGGTCCGCGGAGAAGAAGGCGCCGACGATCTTCCGCAGCTCGGCGTTGTTGCGGAGGTACTCGGGGGCCCGGCCGCCGGGGATCACCAGCGCGACGTAGGCCCCGGGGTCGACCTCGGAGAAGGACAGGTCGGCGGGCCAGGTGTAGCCGGGCTTCTCCGTGTACGTGTCGAAGCCGGGTTCGAAGTCGTGGATCACGAAGCGCAGCGTCTTGCGTTCGGGAGCCGCGATGTCGACCTCGTACCCCTCCTCCAGCAGCCGCTGGTACGGGTAGAGGACTTCGAGCGACTCGGCGGCGTCGCCGGTGACGATGAGGATCTTCTGCGGCATGGCGGACTCCTCGGGGGCGATCGGCCCCGGCGGGTCGGCGCGCGGTCTGCCGGTGGCCTGGTTCGGGCGTTGTCCACAGATTGCCCCGGTTCCGGAAGTTCGCCA is a genomic window of Streptomyces sp. YPW6 containing:
- a CDS encoding Rv3235 family protein translates to MSTDRTRPAGRRDQNGPRSAPGGRRPAPSGPRSVPPQRSRRLQPHRPQRPHQWFAERLLAVLSGQRPVHWMLGHTIGEAYDQLAELAPSTPLRATHGSRPVLRHCRGAQPVTGVVEAFASIAAGDRVRAMAFRLEQGADQRWRCAAVELGGERLTARAPGPR
- a CDS encoding HAD family hydrolase; the protein is MASGTTRTHLVWDWNGTLLDDTHAVIRATNAAFAQVELAPITLEQYREMYTIPIPRFYERFLGRLPTEAEWERMDEVFHRSYTEQRAACGLTAGAEELLHQWQRAGRSQSLLSMYGHEQLVPVVRGYGIEPRFVRVEGRTGPSGGSKALHMERHFAALAGAGGVDGFSPQDVVVIGDALDDAVAAAHVGARAVLYTGGSHSRSSLEGAGVPVVDSLGEAVALAETFSA
- a CDS encoding DJ-1/PfpI family protein, producing MPQKILIVTGDAAESLEVLYPYQRLLEEGYEVDIAAPERKTLRFVIHDFEPGFDTYTEKPGYTWPADLSFSEVDPGAYVALVIPGGRAPEYLRNNAELRKIVGAFFSADRPVAQICHGPLITAATGNLSGRTVTAYPALEPDMQSAGATFQDTEAVVDGPLVSSRAWPDHASWMREFLRVLRSSRSGTPSSPSDD